The genomic stretch TCGGGTCATTATCACGCTAGATGATCTTTGTCCACCTGCGCGACCAAGATCGCGATTTGTGCACGCCTTCACAAGCGCTTAGTCTTCATGTCGAAGAACCCCGGTAGCACAGCCGGTTTGATCCAGGCGCCCGAGGGTTCGCAGGTTCGCCACCTCGTCGGCACGGAGTCAGATGAGCCAGCAGCGTCACGGAGTCACGCCCGGTAACACCCCAGGCGACCGCGCCGGTGCGGTGTCGGCCTTCCCGGATCTGCCGGAGGCCACCATCGCACGGTTGCCCGAATACCTGCGCGCCCTGCACAACCTGGGCGAGGGCGGGTCCGACACGATCTCCAGCGAGGGTCTCGCCGCGGCGGCCGGGGTCAACTCGGCCAAGCTCCGTAAGGACCTCTCCCACCTCGGGTCGTACGGCACCCGCGGCGTCGGTTACGACGTGAGCCTGCTGATCGAGCAGATCGAGTACGTGCTCGGTCTCGACCAGCGCAGGGCGGTCTGCCTGGTCGGGCTGGGTAACCTCGGTCACGCGCTGGCCGGGTACGACGGGTTCGCCAGCCGTGGCTTCAAGATCGTCGCGCTGTTCGACGCCGACGAGGCGAAGGTCGGCGAAGAGATCCAGGGCCTGGTCGTCCGGCACATCGAGGAACTGGGCCGGGTCGCCGTCGAGGAGAACATCGCGATCGGCGTGATCGCCACCCCCGCCGGCGCCGCCCAGGCCGTGGCCGACGTGCTGGTCGACGCGGGCGTCACCAGCATTCTGAACTTCGCTCCGTGCGTGCTCTCGGTGCCCGCCAACGTCGACGTTCGCAAGGTCGACCTGGCCATCGAGCTGCAGATCCTCTCATTCCACGAACACCGCAAGGCATCGCTGACGGCGCTGCCGGGCGGCCGGTCCGCCACGGCGGGCAACCAGGAGGCGGTCGGGTCGTGAATCTCCTCAGCGTCGGTGCGTCCTATCGCACCGCCGATGTCGCCACGCTCGAGCGGCTCACCATTGCCGACGACGCGGTTCCCGGCCTGCTCGAGAAGCTGGTCGCGCAGCCGTTCGTCGGTGAGGCGGTGCTCCTCTCCACCTGCAACAGGGTCGAGATCTACGCGGCGGTCAACTCGTTCCACGGCGGCCTCGGCGACATCTGCAACGTGCTCTCCGAGGTGTCCGGCATCCCGGCCACCGAGCTCGCCGGCCACCTCTACGTGCACTACGACGAGGCGGCGGTGCTGCACTCGTTCAAGGTCTCCAGCGGCCTCGACTCCATGGTGGTGGGGGAGTCGCAGATCCTCGGACAGCTGCGCGACGCCTATCACGCGGCCACCGAGGCCGACACGGCCGGACGGCTGCTGCACGAGTTGATGCAGCAGGCCCTGCGGGTGGGCAAGCGGGCGCACTCCGAGACCGGCATCGACCGGGCCGGGCAGAGCGTCGTGACCGCCGCGCTCGACGTGGCCGAGGCCGAGCTGGGCGACCTGACCGGCCGGCGGGCGCTGGTGATCGGTGCGGGCGCGATGGGTGCGCTCTCCGTCGCCACGCTGACCCGGGCCGGGGTCGGACCGCTGCAGATCACCAACCGGAGCGCCGCGCGAGCCGATCGGCTGGCCGAGGCGTACGGGGCCGTCGCTGTTTCCTACGACGAGCTGGACGCCGCCCTGCGCGACGCCGACCTGGTCGTCTCGGCCACCGCGTCGACCGAGCCGGTGCTCACCCGGGCCCGTCTGGAGGCCGCGGCGCCGCTGGTAGTGCTCGACCTGGCTGTGCCGCGGGACGTGGCGCCCGACGCGGCGGGTGTCCCCGGCGTGACCGTGATCGACATCGACAGCCTGGCCGCCGGCCGCCGCTCGATGCCCGCCACGGCCGAGACCGCCGCCGTCGAGCAGATCGTCGCCGGTGAGGTCGAGCACTTCCTGGGATGGCTGCGCGGCGCCGACATCGCGCCGACTGTGGCCGCGCTGCGCACCCGGGCCGAGGACGTCGTCACGGCCGAGCTGCGCAAGCTGTACGCGCGCCGGTCGGAGTTGAGCGAGGAGCAACGGGCCGATGTTTCCCGTACGCTGCATCGCGTCGTCCAGCAGCTGCTGCACTCGCCGACCGTACGGGTGCGCCGGCTGGCCGCCGAGCCCGGTGGTGATCAGTACGCCGCCCTGCTGCGCGAGCTGTTCGACCTGGACGT from Paractinoplanes brasiliensis encodes the following:
- a CDS encoding glutamyl-tRNA reductase yields the protein MNLLSVGASYRTADVATLERLTIADDAVPGLLEKLVAQPFVGEAVLLSTCNRVEIYAAVNSFHGGLGDICNVLSEVSGIPATELAGHLYVHYDEAAVLHSFKVSSGLDSMVVGESQILGQLRDAYHAATEADTAGRLLHELMQQALRVGKRAHSETGIDRAGQSVVTAALDVAEAELGDLTGRRALVIGAGAMGALSVATLTRAGVGPLQITNRSAARADRLAEAYGAVAVSYDELDAALRDADLVVSATASTEPVLTRARLEAAAPLVVLDLAVPRDVAPDAAGVPGVTVIDIDSLAAGRRSMPATAETAAVEQIVAGEVEHFLGWLRGADIAPTVAALRTRAEDVVTAELRKLYARRSELSEEQRADVSRTLHRVVQQLLHSPTVRVRRLAAEPGGDQYAALLRELFDLDVPHATPANAVPEIGGQA
- a CDS encoding redox-sensing transcriptional repressor Rex, with amino-acid sequence MSQQRHGVTPGNTPGDRAGAVSAFPDLPEATIARLPEYLRALHNLGEGGSDTISSEGLAAAAGVNSAKLRKDLSHLGSYGTRGVGYDVSLLIEQIEYVLGLDQRRAVCLVGLGNLGHALAGYDGFASRGFKIVALFDADEAKVGEEIQGLVVRHIEELGRVAVEENIAIGVIATPAGAAQAVADVLVDAGVTSILNFAPCVLSVPANVDVRKVDLAIELQILSFHEHRKASLTALPGGRSATAGNQEAVGS